The following proteins are encoded in a genomic region of Magnolia sinica isolate HGM2019 chromosome 1, MsV1, whole genome shotgun sequence:
- the LOC131220922 gene encoding AP2-like ethylene-responsive transcription factor PLT2, with the protein MDMNTWLSSPPSPTHSPFQTHLHPSQPHHSSLDLVNDNTHHPFQIQEWNLIDSHGGNEVPKVADFLGVGKPENTPEFPAFDASQADYLLSSCTLQSSTGNSTAATTEDYSCHGNVTNIQSLTLSVGGDKGLSGEAGSASAIEVAPRRSVDTFGQRTSIYRGVTRHRWTGRYEAHLWDNSCRREGQSRKGRQVYLGGYDKEEKAARAYDLAALKYWGASTTTNFPISNYEREMEQMKHMTRQEFVASLRRKSSGFSRGASMYRGVTRHHQHGRWQARIGRVAGNKDLYLGTFTTEEEAAEAYDIAAIKFRGLNAVTNFDMNRYDVNSIMESNTLPIGGGVAKRLKESEAMESRRREEMKSVNSSFLEPFQFHGYPFMPLEQQPQMDFHQNYLHNYHQNHHPTLLHSSNDPQLQPNYAFNQHPAFLHNLNVGPSSTVDHSAASSSSGYNGVFHGNDFSLGPSNLLMPNAGTIGSKIHQVGPDCGATDLGIVKVDYEMNEGGGFGDWSADSIRGPHHGVYTMWNDT; encoded by the exons ATGGACATGAATACCTGGCTCTCTTCCCCTCCTTCTCCTACCCATTCTCCCTTCCAAACTCATCTCCATCCATCTCAACCCCACCATTCTTCTCTAGACTTGGTGAATGATAACACCCATCATCCCTTCCAAATCCAAG AATGGAATTTGATTGACTCTCACGGCGGAAACGAAGTTCCGAAGGTGGCTGATTTCCTCGGTGTTGGAAAACCTGAGAACACACCAGAATTTCCAGCATTCGACGCGAGCCAAGCCGACTACCTTCTCTCTAGTTGCACTCTCCAGTCATCAACGGGGAACTCCACGGCTGCCACTACTGAAGATTACAGCTGCCACGGAAATGTAACTAATATACAGTCATTGACACTCTCTGTGGGTGGTGATAAAGGCTTGAGTGGTGAGGCTGGTAGTGCTAGTGCAATCGAAGTGGCGCCGAGAAGGTCTGTCGATACTTTCGGACAGCGAACTTCAATATACAGAGGTGTAACTAG GCATAGATGGACTGGAAGATATGAGGCACATCTATGGGATAATAGCTGTAGGAGGGAAGGGCAATCAAGGAAAGGTCGCCAAG TCTACTTGG GTGGATATGACAAGGAAGAGAAGGCTGCCCGAGCTTACGATCTTGCTGCTCTCAAGTACTGGGGCGCCTCTACCACTACAAACTTTCCG ATAAGCAATTATGAGAGAGAAATGGAACAGATGAAGCATATGACTAGGCAAGAATTTGTGGCATCACTCCGTAG GAAAAGCAGTGGATTTTCAAGAGGTGCATCCATGTATCGTGGGGTTACGAG GCATCATCAGCATGGACGGTGGCAAGCGAGGATTGGTAGAGTGGCTGGGAACAAAGATCTCTACCTGGGCACTTTCA CAACTGAAGAGGAAGCGGCGGAAGCCTACGACATTGCAGCGATCAAGTTCAGAGGCTTGAATGCTGTAACCAACTTCGACATGAACCGCTACGACGTCAATAGCATCATGGAAAGCAACACATTGCCAATCGGTGGAGGGGTCGCCAAGCGTTTGAAGGAATCAGAGGCCATGGAatcaaggagaagagaagagatgaAATCCGTAAATTCCAGCTTCTTGGAGCCCTTTCAGTTTCATGGCTACCCTTTCATGCCATTGGAGCAACAGCCTCAGATGGATTTCCATCAAAACTACCTTCACAACTACCATCAAAACCATCATCCCACATTACTTCATTCCAGTAATGACCCTCAACTTCAACCAAATTATGCTTTCAACCAACATCCTGCTTTTCTTCACAATTTGAATGTAGGCCCATCATCTACAGTGGACCACAGTGCTGCTAGCTCTAGTAGTGGCTACAACGGAGTGTTCCATGGGAATGACTTTTCATTGGGGCCGTCGAATCTACTGATGCCGAACGCTGGCACCATTGGATCGAAGATCCATCAAGTGGGACCTGATTGTGGAGCGACTGATCTTGGGATCGTTAAGGTCGATTACGAGATGAACGAAGGGGGAGGATTCGGCGATTGGTCTGCAGATtcgattcgtgggccccaccatggtgtttatacaATGTGGAATGATACATGA